One Candidatus Sulfurimonas baltica DNA segment encodes these proteins:
- a CDS encoding FAD-dependent thymidylate synthase: MEDMYGIKYSKPEVVLMQETGIGVAEAAARTCYDSFENSENEAIKYIENHMPDDSTCRKINDIEESNLLDDLAWTYFHHSILEHANLSFLIRSTSRGVLQEHARHRIQAISVRSTRYTMSSIINAFTASQTSDSKDFFVEKVLGFNMFVTQDEEYNKIEIGAIYDKLKYQSSKVDNFDDIAVAKSSLEFLQEFKGDSEALFSALESGKKKRNVGDAFKHIITDNVKVDMVVTFNLRSLKNYLTLRDSGAAFFQIRWLAQEMMRKTPSKYLDLIIKRK, translated from the coding sequence ATGGAAGATATGTATGGCATAAAGTATTCAAAACCTGAAGTAGTCTTAATGCAAGAGACAGGTATTGGTGTGGCTGAAGCAGCGGCTAGAACTTGTTATGACTCGTTTGAGAACAGTGAAAATGAGGCTATAAAATATATTGAAAATCACATGCCGGATGATTCTACATGTAGAAAAATAAATGATATTGAAGAATCAAATCTTTTAGATGATTTGGCTTGGACATATTTTCACCACTCAATCTTAGAACATGCAAATCTTAGTTTTTTGATACGCTCAACTTCAAGGGGTGTTCTTCAAGAGCATGCTCGCCACCGCATACAAGCTATAAGTGTAAGAAGCACCAGATATACGATGAGTTCTATCATAAACGCATTCACGGCATCGCAAACTTCTGACAGTAAAGATTTTTTTGTAGAGAAAGTTTTAGGCTTTAATATGTTTGTAACTCAAGATGAAGAGTATAACAAAATCGAAATAGGTGCTATTTATGATAAGCTAAAATATCAATCATCAAAAGTGGATAATTTTGATGATATAGCAGTAGCAAAAAGCTCATTGGAATTTTTACAAGAGTTCAAAGGTGATTCAGAGGCACTTTTTTCTGCTTTAGAATCAGGGAAAAAGAAACGTAATGTCGGTGATGCTTTTAAGCATATAATAACAGACAATGTAAAAGTTGATATGGTTGTTACATTCAATCTCAGAAGCCTTAAAAACTACCTTACACTTAGAGACAGCGGTGCTGCATTTTTTCAAATAAGATGGCTGGCACAAGAGATGATGCGAAAAACACCATCAAAATATTTAGATTTAATTATTAAAAGGAAGTAG
- a CDS encoding PhnA domain-containing protein has protein sequence MSIVKELQSRSGGVCELCGGSDGLTDFEVAPSDGSSETSVCICSTCRAQIENPDSMDENHFNCLNDSMWSEIPAVKVLTFRLLSLLNRQDLMDMMYLEEIERAWAESGIGSKSSVVHKDSNGVVLQAGDTVVIIKDLEVKGAGFTAKRGTAVRNISLVHDDAEHIEGRVNGTKIFILTKFLKKS, from the coding sequence ATGAGTATAGTAAAAGAGTTACAAAGCAGAAGTGGCGGCGTATGTGAGTTATGCGGAGGGAGTGACGGGCTGACTGATTTTGAAGTTGCACCCTCTGATGGAAGCAGTGAAACATCTGTTTGTATATGCTCTACATGTAGAGCTCAAATAGAGAATCCTGACAGCATGGATGAGAACCATTTTAACTGCTTAAATGACAGCATGTGGAGCGAAATTCCCGCTGTAAAAGTTTTAACTTTTAGACTTTTAAGTTTACTCAATCGCCAAGATTTAATGGATATGATGTATCTTGAAGAGATCGAAAGAGCTTGGGCAGAATCCGGTATAGGCAGTAAATCATCGGTAGTTCATAAAGACTCTAACGGGGTTGTACTTCAGGCTGGTGATACAGTTGTAATCATAAAAGATTTAGAGGTTAAGGGTGCAGGTTTTACAGCAAAGCGTGGTACAGCAGTTAGAAATATTTCATTGGTTCATGATGATGCGGAGCATATAGAAGGTCGCGTAAACGGAACAAAGATTTTTATTCTTACAAAGTTTCTTAAAAAATCATAA
- a CDS encoding GGDEF domain-containing protein encodes MNPLKSIALNISIPILISLVFALIVFNETKIPTAIIELVPYLFYAMSALIIWVSWHFNRNRFIFVIVPLLFMQIGFEYLGAAKATDLFLYVSLLYPLHILVFLLLRERGLFSIWGIFKIVFFVVEITAVLYFIYYPNAELLEMLKIKIFAISFYPLKDLSVAIGIFVMFIMSALVIFNRLLMYNSSFLILTITFYGGLYFIKTQYVNDLSLLAISVIIFALLIRESYRLAFYDELTSLPGRRALVEDMAKLGIRYSLAMIDIDHFKKFNDTYGHDTGDEVLKMVASKLSNVTGGGKAYRYGGEEFVLLFPSKDSGESYTHTDILRDIIAKSPFKVRNKESFKEIYINISAGVVQKASKESNPFTVMKRADNALYKAKKAGRNQVIKA; translated from the coding sequence ATGAATCCTCTAAAATCTATAGCACTAAACATATCAATTCCTATACTGATATCTTTGGTGTTTGCGTTGATTGTTTTTAATGAAACAAAAATCCCGACCGCAATAATTGAATTAGTCCCGTATCTTTTTTATGCCATGAGTGCGCTCATAATATGGGTATCATGGCATTTTAACCGTAACAGATTTATCTTTGTTATAGTGCCGCTTCTTTTTATGCAAATTGGATTTGAATACCTAGGTGCTGCAAAAGCAACAGATTTGTTTTTGTATGTTTCACTTCTTTATCCTCTGCATATTCTTGTTTTTTTATTATTAAGAGAGAGAGGACTATTCTCAATCTGGGGCATTTTCAAGATTGTTTTTTTTGTTGTTGAGATAACAGCCGTCTTATATTTTATTTATTATCCCAATGCGGAGCTACTGGAAATGTTAAAGATAAAAATATTTGCAATATCTTTTTATCCGCTTAAAGATTTATCTGTAGCTATTGGTATTTTTGTAATGTTTATTATGAGTGCGTTAGTGATATTTAATAGACTGCTGATGTACAATAGCTCATTTTTAATTTTGACAATTACCTTTTATGGCGGCCTATACTTTATAAAAACGCAATATGTGAATGATCTTTCTCTCTTGGCTATAAGTGTGATTATCTTTGCTCTTCTTATCAGAGAGTCTTACCGCTTGGCTTTTTACGACGAACTTACATCCTTGCCAGGGAGAAGAGCGTTGGTCGAAGATATGGCAAAACTTGGTATAAGATATTCACTTGCTATGATAGATATAGACCATTTTAAAAAGTTTAACGATACATACGGACATGATACCGGCGATGAAGTCTTGAAGATGGTTGCATCAAAATTGTCAAATGTGACCGGCGGTGGAAAAGCTTACAGATATGGAGGAGAGGAGTTCGTACTACTCTTTCCATCAAAAGACTCAGGTGAGTCCTACACTCATACAGATATATTAAGGGATATAATTGCCAAAAGCCCTTTTAAAGTCAGAAACAAAGAGAGCTTTAAAGAGATATATATAAATATATCAGCTGGGGTCGTACAAAAAGCTTCAAAAGAGAGTAACCCGTTTACAGTTATGAAAAGAGCTGACAATGCTCTTTACAAGGCTAAAAAAGCTGGTAGAAACCAGGTAATAAAAGCATAA